A window of Antricoccus suffuscus genomic DNA:
TCCGGTGGCCACCGAGGCCGCCCGAGGCACCACCTACGACCGTCTGATCATCGAGGCCTTGGCGAGGTATCCCGAGCGTGAGGCCTTCGTCCTCGGTGACGTGAGGATGACCTACGCCGAGGCGGCCGTGTCGATGAGCCGCATCCAGCAGGTCCTCGAGGACCGCGGCATCGTGTACGGCTCCGGAGTGGGGGCGCTCAGCGTCAACATCCCCGAGGTGTGGTTGACCCAGGCCGCGTCCTACGCGCTGGGTGCTCACTACAGCGGCCTGCATCCCCTCGGCGCCGTCGATGACCATGTGTGGATCTGCGACGACGCCGAGATCGAGGTGCTCGTCGTCCACCCGATGTTTGCCAAGGTCGGTCTCGAGGTCGCCGAACGATCGAGCTCCGTGCGCCACCTCCTCGTCTTTGGCGAGGCCGAGGGCACCGAGGACCTCTTCGAGGCCATGCAGTGTTTCGAGGCAAAGCCCCTCGTCCCCGGCCCCGCGGGCGAGGAAGACCTCGCCTGGCTGCAGTACACGGGCGGCACCACCGGCCGGCCGAAGGGCGTCATGCTCCCGCACCGCTCCATGGTCGAGCTGGCCCGGGCGGCCCTGACGAGCTGGCAGATGCCGGAGACGCCGCGCTATCTCGTGGCGCCGCCCATCACCCACGCCGGCGTACTCCCGCTCTTCTCGACCCTTGCTCGTGGCGGCACCGTGATTCTCCTGCAGGGCTTCGAGCCGAAGTCCTTCGTCGCGGCCATCGAGCGGGAGCGGGCCAACTGCACCTTCGGCGTGCCGACGATGATCAACGCGTTGCTCGACCACACGACGCCCGAGGACGGCGACCTGAGCACTCTCGAGTCCTTCTTCTACGGAGCGGCTCCGATCACCCCGGACCGGCTGGCCCAGGCGCTCGAGCGATTCGGCCCCAGGCTCGTGCAGATCTACGGACAGACCGAGTGCGTGGGCGTGACCGCGAGCCTGCACCGCGAGGAGCACGACCCCATCGGTCGTCCAGAACTGCTCAGCTCGTGCGGTCGTCCCGTTATAGGCACCGCGGTCCGGGTGATCGACGAGCAGGGGCACGAGGTGCCGGACGGGACCCCGGGAGAACTGTGCGTGCGCTCACGAGCGGTGATGACCGGCTACTGGAAGTTGCCCGACCTCACCCGGGAGACGCTCCGCGATGGCTGGCTGCATACCGGCGACGTCGCCATGCGTGATGCGCAGGGCTATCTGCACATCGTCGACCGGACCAAGGACATGATCATCACCGGCGGTTTCAACGTCTATCCCAAGGAGGTCGAGGACGCGATCGCGACCCATCCCGACGTGACCGCCGTTGCCGTGGTCGGGCTGCCCGACGACACCTGGGGCGAGGCCGTCACCGCCTTCGTCGTCGTCCGCGAGGGTGCACAGGTCGATGCGGCCGAGATCCAGCAGGTCGTGCGTGACGCCAAGGGAGCCCACCAGTCGCCCAAGGTGGTGCATGTCATCGATGAACTGCCCACGACACTCGTGGGCAAGATCGACAAGAAGAAGCTGCGTGAGCTCGGACGTGGGGAGCGCGACCGGTGAGCGGCGCGGAGCCGATGGTGACCCGGCAGGATCGAGGACCTGTCACCTGGCTGACCCTCAACCGACCGGACGCGATGAATGCGCTCGACACGAACCTGCTCGGCGAGCTGGATGTCCACGCCCGGTCGGTGGCGGACGACCCGGCCGTGCGCGTCGTGGTCATCACCGCGACCGGTCGCGCCTTCTGCGCCGGCGCCGACCTGAAGGCGGTCCTCGGCGCCGGAGACACCCTGGATCCGGCC
This region includes:
- a CDS encoding AMP-binding protein, whose translation is MTNDALLETYEMTSTNHEFPVATEAARGTTYDRLIIEALARYPEREAFVLGDVRMTYAEAAVSMSRIQQVLEDRGIVYGSGVGALSVNIPEVWLTQAASYALGAHYSGLHPLGAVDDHVWICDDAEIEVLVVHPMFAKVGLEVAERSSSVRHLLVFGEAEGTEDLFEAMQCFEAKPLVPGPAGEEDLAWLQYTGGTTGRPKGVMLPHRSMVELARAALTSWQMPETPRYLVAPPITHAGVLPLFSTLARGGTVILLQGFEPKSFVAAIERERANCTFGVPTMINALLDHTTPEDGDLSTLESFFYGAAPITPDRLAQALERFGPRLVQIYGQTECVGVTASLHREEHDPIGRPELLSSCGRPVIGTAVRVIDEQGHEVPDGTPGELCVRSRAVMTGYWKLPDLTRETLRDGWLHTGDVAMRDAQGYLHIVDRTKDMIITGGFNVYPKEVEDAIATHPDVTAVAVVGLPDDTWGEAVTAFVVVREGAQVDAAEIQQVVRDAKGAHQSPKVVHVIDELPTTLVGKIDKKKLRELGRGERDR